From Hydractinia symbiolongicarpus strain clone_291-10 chromosome 11, HSymV2.1, whole genome shotgun sequence, the proteins below share one genomic window:
- the LOC130613611 gene encoding uncharacterized protein LOC130613611 translates to MAGINREVILALLLLDEEEEEDREEPPRNCWVQPWLGNRECLGAFHTIFNEIKNDEKKCRGYIRMNNAQFEYLVGLLSEDLQKQDTNMRNSITPAELVCVALRYLATGETFRSLEFQFRVSRKRISAAVMEVSEAIIKRLGPTFLSTPKTQGEWLDISRKFNERWNFPNGLGALDGKHIVIQQPPNSGSHYRNYKGTDSVVLMALVGPEYEFLYVEVGANGRNSDGGIWDQCNLKKALDSGSLNLPEVCNLPGRNNKVPYVITGDDAFPLKNYLMKPYPQKNLTVNKRIFNYRLSRKRRISENGFGILANRWRIFRRPINLEPEKVSTITMATVALHNWQRSKSSVGKIEVPIGLVDRENERGEIIEGAWREDTPTGTWFSLSNDIYGNRSSNQAKAIRDEFTEYFVMEGAVRWQWHCARVDI, encoded by the coding sequence ATGGCAGGAATAAACAGAGAAGTTATTTTAGCTTTACTTTTGTTggacgaagaagaagaggaagatcgTGAAGAACCACCAAGAAATTGCTGGGTGCAACCGTGGCTTGGGAATAGAGAGTGTCTTGGCGCTTTTCATACAATCTTCAACGAAATAAAAAACGATGAGAAGAAATGTAGAGGGTATATACGTATGAATAACGCTCAATTCGAATACCTAGTCGGTCTTCTTTCTGAGGATTTGCAGAAACAAGATACAAATATGAGGAATTCTATCACACCAGCTGAGCTCGTTTGCGTGGCCCTACGTTACTTAGCGACTGGTGAGACTTTCAGGTCTTTAGAATTTCAATTCAGAGTGTCAAGAAAAAGAATTTCAGCAGCTGTTATGGAGGTATCTGAAGCTATCATAAAGAGGTTGGGTCCAACCTTCCTTTCAACTCCAAAAACACAGGGGGAATGGCTAGATATCTCCAGAAAGTTCAATGAGCGTTGGAACTTCCCAAATGGATTAGGTGCTCTCGATGGGAAGCATATCGTCATTCAGCAGCCCCCAAATTCAGGGTCTCATTACCGAAACTATAAAGGGACAGACAGTGTAGTGCTCATGGCTCTTGTCGGGCCAGAATATGAGTTTCTTTATGTGGAAGTTGGAGCGAACGGTAGAAATTCTGACGGAGGTATATGGGACCAATGTAATTTAAAGAAGGCGCTAGACAGTGGATCGCTAAATTTACCAGAGGTTTGCAATTTACCAGGTCGAAACAACAAAGTGCCGTATGTGATAACAGGAGATGATGCGTTTCCTCTTAAGAATTACCTGATGAAGCCTTATCCACAAAAAAATCTGACAGTAAACAAACGCATCTTCAATTATCGACTGTCACGAAAGAGAAGAATTTCTGAAAACGGATTTGGGATATTGGCAAATCGGTGGCGCATTTTTCGTCGACCTATAAACTTAGAACCAGAAAAGGTTTCTACCATCACAATGGCAACAGTGGCATTGCATAACTGGCAGAGGAGCAAAAGTTCTGTGGGCAAAATTGAGGTACCAATTGGTCTTGTCGACCGAGAGAATGAGCGTGGTGAAATTATCGAAGGTGCTTGGAGAGAAGATACTCCTACTGGCACATGGTTTTCACTGTCCAATGACATTTACGGCAATCGATCTAGTAATCAAGCCAAAGCAATAAGAGACGAGTTCACGGAGTATTTCGTAATGGAAGGTGCTGTACGCTGGCAGTGGCATTGCGCTAGAGttgacatttaa